The DNA window TATTGAGTGCAagataattaagttaatttttaccACTTGGTGTTATAAAATTGACGGTCAATGCAAATTCTTTGAAAATAATAGTATTTGGCAACTTCCATTTCCTTTTGTGAATGTAAAGTAGATTCATCATTCAACGAAAGAAAATTAAGCACAAAAGgaagaaagaaattaaaataaaattaaagaattgaCCCCCATAACCATAATATCTTTCCTACAAGTTTCGCGTACATGAGTTATGCTGTTGCTGTGTATATATATTGGAAAAGAAACCAGCACACATCCATTCTTCTTCAGAATCCCATCCATGTTGgaaaaagtttatttatttgttcattTTGCATATAACTCTCACTAATAAGTTTCCAATGGCAACTCATAATCATTCTTCCGAGATTCATTCGGACACAGACACTGACCGCAGCGGTCCTCTCAACAACAAACGGCGCTCTTCCAAGAAGAGCGCCAGGTTCAACCTTCCTCCTACCGAAATAGAGACCACTCCCGATGATTCCTACGTCGAGATCACTCTTGATATCCGGGATGACTCTGTCGCCGTCCACAGCGTTCAGACGGCTAATCACGAGGATCCTGAACTGGCTTTGCTTGCCAAAAAGGCGCTCGAGACCAAGTCAGCTTCCTTCCGGTCATCTTTGTTTCGCAACACGTCGTCCCACATAAAGCAGGTGTCTCAAGAGCTCAAACGTTTTGCTTCCTTCTCCCGGAGAACCTCTTCTGCCGCTAGAAGGTTTGATCGAACCAAGTCAGCTGCTTCTCACGCGTTGAAGGGCCTCAAGTTCATCACCGCCAAAACTGGCGGTGCCAATGGATGGTCCGCAGTTGAGAAGAGATTTTTACAGCTTACCGCTAACACCAACGGTCTCCTTCACTCTTCCTCCTTCGGTGAATGCATAGGTGCGTAGCTTAGCTAGCTAGTTGCTTCTCCGGTTCGTATTGCATATatataattgaataattaatttgacaggCATGAacaaggaatcaaaagaatttgCTGGTGAATTATTTGGAGCACTGACACGAAGGCATAACATAAATGGTGACTCCATTAACAAAACACAGCTCAAAGTGTTTTGGGATCAGATTTCTGATGAAAGCTTCGACTCTAGACTCCAAATCTTCTTCGACATGTAATTAGCTTCTtgacttataaataaaaatagcacTTTCAGtcacataaaattattatgtgaAAATATGATTAGCGAAAATATTAAACTGTGATCCATGCAGGGTGGACAAAGACGCCGACGGAAGAATCGCCGAAGAAGAAGTAACGGAGGTAAGAAAAGAAATAAAGCATACTTCAGCATTTTGGAATTGGTCAACGTTGACTCTTTCAAACCAACTACCCATatagatttaattattattcataTGAATTAACGCGTAGATCATAAGCTTAAGCGCTTCCGCAAACAAGCTGTCCACCATTCAGAAACAAGCTAAGGAGTATGCTGCTCTGATTATGGAAGAGTTGGACCCTGATAATGCTGGATACATCATGGTACGTCCACGTGCTCCCTAATTAGTTCCACCGCTATATACCATCTCTTAACTCCTGTAATGGACATGCAGATTTATAATCTGGAAACTCTGTTACTACAAGCACCCGACGAGTCCGTGAGGATTAGAGATAGCAGAGTGTTGAGCCAACTGCTGAGTCAGAAACTGAAGCCTACGCAGGAGAACAATCCGTTCAAAAGATGGTATGAAAAGGGAAAGTacttttttttggataattggCAGAGGGTGTGGATTATGGGGTTGTGGCTGGGAATAGTTGCTGCTTTATTCACGTACAAGTTTATACAGTATAAGAACAAGGCGGTGTTCGAGGTCATGGGCTACTGTGTCTGTGTAGCTAAAGGAGGGGCAGAGACCCTCAAATTCAACATGGCCTTGATTTTACTCCCAGTCTGCCGAAACACCATTACTTGGCTCAGGAACAAGACCAAGTTGGGTGTTGTTGTGCCTTTCGATGATAATCTCAATTTCCACAAAGTGATTGCAGTTGGAATAGGGATCGGAGTCGGACTGCATGCGGGGGCTCATTTAACGTGTGATTTTCCTCGGCTTCTTAGCGCGACTGAGGAGGAATATGAGCCTATGGAGCCTTATTTTGGGGAGGACCAACCTGAAAACTACTGGTGGTTCTTGAAAGGAGTGGAGGGGGTGACAGGCATCATTATGGTTGTCCTGATGGCTATAGCATTTACACTGGCCACTCCATGGTTCAGGAGAAACAGGCTCAATCTTCCCAAATCCCTCAAGAAACTCACCGGCTTCAATGCCTTCTGGTATTCTCATCATCTCTTCGTCATTGTCTATACACTCCTCATTGTCCATGGTATTTACCTCTACCTCACCAAGGAATGGTATCAAAAAACGGTTAGTCCCGCCCTTCTCCATCACTAATACTCATTATTTCcatcattttaattttgacataatGTTGTGTATCCATTTTCTCTATTTCAGACATGGATGTATCTGGCAGTGCCCGTAATCTTGTATGCATGTGAGAGATTAATTAGGGCATTTCGATCGAGCATCAAGTCTGTCAAGATTCTAAAGGTAATTAATACATGAAAACCACTACACTACACTCTCGCTTGTGCTATGAGTATCCATCACATTTGCAAAACCAACAGAACTGTTCTTTCATGATAGGTGGCTGTCTATCCAGGAAATGTGCTAGCATTGTACATGTCAAAGCCGCAGGGCTTCAGATATAAGAGTGGACAGTACATGTTTGTCAACTGCGCTGCAGTCTCTCCCTTCCAATGGTAATTAGTTAAGCCATTTATTAGTTAGACTATAAAATAAAAGGATTGTTTAGTTTACTAATTGGGTATGAGTGCTGCAGGCACCCGTTTTCAATCACATCGGCACCAGCAGACGACTATCTGAGTGTCCACATTCGAACATTAGGTGACTGGACGCGCCAGCTCAAAACTGTTTTCTCTGAGGTTTGTAAGCCTCCGCCAGCCGGCAAGAGTGGACTGCTGAGAGCTGAGGGAGACAACCCAGCAGGGTAAGAATAAATTTTTGGTTCAAATGATGACCGAAAAGTAGCAAAGTGAAGATTATTAATGTAATAATAACTGAACAGGTTTCCAAAGATAATGATAGACGGCCCATATGGAGCTCCAGCACAGGACTACAAGAAATATGACGTGGTGCTGCTGGTAGGACTTGGAATAGGGGCGACACCCATGATAAGCATCGTGAAGGACATCATTAATAACATGGAGGATGAGGAGTCATTGGAGAGGAACAACAAGGCAGGGTGTTCGACGTTCCGGACGAAGAAAGCATACTTCTATTGGGTGACGAGGGAACAAGGTTCTTTCGAGTGGTTCAAAGGAATAATGAATGAGGTGGCAGAAATGGATGACAAGGGAGTGATAGAGCTGCACAACTACTGCACCAGCGTGTATGAAGAAGGGGACGCCAGGTCAGCCCTCATTGCAATGCTTCAGTCCCTCCACCATGCCAAGAACGGCGTGGATGTTGTTTCCGGCACCACCGTCAAATCCCACTTTGCCAAGCCTAATTGGCGCCAAGTTTACAAGAAAATCGCACTTCACCATCCTGATTCAAGAATCGGTTCGTGCACCTTGCCGAATTATTAATATTgactttttgtttgtttgtgttTTACTAGTCTATGTGATGATGTGGGTGAATGTTGATGGATGCAGGAGTCTTCTACTGTGGGGCACCAGCACTAACGAAAGAGCTCAAACAATTAGCTTTGGATTTCTCCCGCAAGACCTCCACTAAGTTCGATTTTCACAAGGAGAACTTTTAAGCAACCAACGACGTGCCTCATTTTCATGTACCAAATTGGCCACCATTTACACATGAGTCGTCATCAGCACCCGCGCAAGCTTCCAATACAAAACCCAatacttttatttcatttattttttggacTGCAAAGATATTTTATTTACTCAACTTTTTTATCTGCTccttaattttatctaattttctGAGCATATTGTTGTTTCAGTTGATCATATATGATTCCATCTTAATGTTAAGGATTCCATGACAAAATACtctaaatattttctatttttattagtacttcttataaaaaaaataggccTCACTTGGTTCATAAATGTATATTTCTCGGCCGGGAAGTTAATTTCTGAGAAAGTTAGCGTGAATGAAATGTATATTTCTTTTGTTTGGTTTACTTGCtaacttcccgggaagttgtattttaattttagttaattaaaatttaatgacaAAATTACCCTCAATAACTAACTAGACTAATAAAATATAGGGAGATAATTGTATTTTCCATCAAGTTAATTTGGGAAGTTTTATTTATCTAAGTTTGGTTAGGGAAGTCACTTCACTAGTCAAAGGAAAGTTAAAGTGTTAACTTTTCGGAAAGTAAAACAcataaattgaaccaaataagAATATCTTGTTATTTTCCGAAAAGTAAAATTTCCCTTGTCCTTATTTCCAACCAAGCCAGGCCTTAgtgtttattaattataatgtgATTGAGAAGTAATGTCAACTGGGACTATAATTAAAGTGTAGCTGGTACTCATAATTTGGTAATTACATTTTGGTTGATTTTAGTTCCAATTTAGCTGCTTTGGGACTATAAAGAAGAGTCGCAATTTACCCACCGTTTCCAAACTTTCTTAATTTGTTGTTAGTTTTGTTAGAATAAATCTttgaatgaaaatgatttttgatGACCGAAAAATTGCATTTGTTAAAAAAAGGTATAGCCATCCAAATTATCTTTTGAATTTTCTTCGCCTTCATTCGCAAGGTTATGAAATCATCAGCTCTATAATTCATTTATATCAATTCGTCTTTGACTTTTTATTCAAGTTCCTGAACTGTTCTGTTCCTTTCAACCATTTTgatcaaaaataatatatatatttaatgtaGACAATAATTGGGACATTCATCCATTTTGATttaaggccatgtttggttcatggaatagaatagttattccataagAAATAGAATagccattctttagtttttgagaggagtgtttattccacaaaattatggaatagtAATTTTTTGGAATATCTATTCTATGAACCAAAGCAAAGAATTGTCATTTTATACGGAATAactattccattccgcacctattccatgaaccaaatatGGCCTAAATGTTTCCTGTACGGACCAACTCAGAATGAAAACAAAATGCTTAAAAGACAATTTGGGACATTCGATTTAATAGTAGTAAATAAGTAAactctaattatatttaaacaatttaagtttgacgatacaaattaaataatttagttaAAGTTTCATGTTTTTCTATAAAACTGGTCAGTTTTAATGCCGACTTATTATATATTGGAAATGAATTATGAAATAGAAGCAGAAAAGTCAGCTGAAAATCTATTGTTGCAAAACGTTGTAGTACAATCACAAACACATTAGAGttattacaaatcaaatcttgTTGTATAACTCCTTATATTTGTAAAATGCCATTTATTATAATACAACACCTCATTAAATTGTATAATAAATGCATTCAAATCTTAATAGTGATATT is part of the Mercurialis annua linkage group LG3, ddMerAnnu1.2, whole genome shotgun sequence genome and encodes:
- the LOC126674506 gene encoding respiratory burst oxidase homolog protein D; the encoded protein is MATHNHSSEIHSDTDTDRSGPLNNKRRSSKKSARFNLPPTEIETTPDDSYVEITLDIRDDSVAVHSVQTANHEDPELALLAKKALETKSASFRSSLFRNTSSHIKQVSQELKRFASFSRRTSSAARRFDRTKSAASHALKGLKFITAKTGGANGWSAVEKRFLQLTANTNGLLHSSSFGECIGMNKESKEFAGELFGALTRRHNINGDSINKTQLKVFWDQISDESFDSRLQIFFDMVDKDADGRIAEEEVTEIISLSASANKLSTIQKQAKEYAALIMEELDPDNAGYIMIYNLETLLLQAPDESVRIRDSRVLSQLLSQKLKPTQENNPFKRWYEKGKYFFLDNWQRVWIMGLWLGIVAALFTYKFIQYKNKAVFEVMGYCVCVAKGGAETLKFNMALILLPVCRNTITWLRNKTKLGVVVPFDDNLNFHKVIAVGIGIGVGLHAGAHLTCDFPRLLSATEEEYEPMEPYFGEDQPENYWWFLKGVEGVTGIIMVVLMAIAFTLATPWFRRNRLNLPKSLKKLTGFNAFWYSHHLFVIVYTLLIVHGIYLYLTKEWYQKTTWMYLAVPVILYACERLIRAFRSSIKSVKILKVAVYPGNVLALYMSKPQGFRYKSGQYMFVNCAAVSPFQWHPFSITSAPADDYLSVHIRTLGDWTRQLKTVFSEVCKPPPAGKSGLLRAEGDNPAGFPKIMIDGPYGAPAQDYKKYDVVLLVGLGIGATPMISIVKDIINNMEDEESLERNNKAGCSTFRTKKAYFYWVTREQGSFEWFKGIMNEVAEMDDKGVIELHNYCTSVYEEGDARSALIAMLQSLHHAKNGVDVVSGTTVKSHFAKPNWRQVYKKIALHHPDSRIGVFYCGAPALTKELKQLALDFSRKTSTKFDFHKENF